From the Chiroxiphia lanceolata isolate bChiLan1 chromosome 13, bChiLan1.pri, whole genome shotgun sequence genome, one window contains:
- the LOC116793622 gene encoding SHC SH2 domain-binding protein 1-like has translation MCGRSVMAEPGLPGPQGDGWALPPGRAAGPQDGAEEADGDAYQEDADSWSDSGSRGNVGTALGRAVPDGNVLLPDIFHTDHLFFYERFSAYQDYILGDCKASEVKGFIAEYLEKVLEPSGWQAVWRTDVFHVVVGVVDVDYSSLKAVVQLGDPFLCESRDSSFTLECMQELLELKQYQILLQELWVVYDESGEFDQTALAVEHVRFFYRWIWRTWDEEEEDEFDYFVRCVEPRLRLHYDILEHRVPSGLVADYQKLLSQCEELYGKFLNVRNSISTSDSDSEVENVSMVEGLKLYEEVEHLKQKLKVIENPQLRYVFGYQKYGSLQAKGLRTMGTKVLHVVPSTIKADEFQWMVMDKLYPKSGGEDIQVQVHNDLLTAVSACYEGDTVVIFPGHYIVDGVFCIADSVELEGYGMPDDIVIEKQGKGDNFFDCTGADVRISGLKLVQHDAVEGIINIHRGKTTLENCVLQCETTGITVRMSAELVMKNSDLYGAKGAGVEIYPGSTCTLVHNGIHHCKEGILIKSFLDEPYDVPKITMVKNVIHNNEGYGVVLVRPGPLEVKGASAPTTKGNTQPTQSGDETASVEEVGQEQPPECVTDELECYEQAGTSGQTEGNCEIANELGATAAKKSKMHKKRLSDLGITEADENFLSQDMFVSVEGNQFKWNGKGSFGTFVF, from the exons ATGTG CGGTCGGTCGGTCATGGCCGAGCCGGGATTGCCGGGGCCACAGGGGGACGGCTGGGCACTGCCGCCCGGGAGAGCCGCCGGCCCACAGGACGGCGCCGAGGAGGCGGACGGAG ATGCATATCAGGAAGATGCTGACTCCTGGAGTGATTCTGGCAGTCGTGGCAACGTGGGGACTGctttgggaagggctgtgccagATGGGAATGTGCTTCTTCCAGATATTTTTCACACCGATCATCTTTTCTTTTACGAGCGATTTAGTGCTTACCAGGATTACATCTTGG GTGACTGCAAAGCTTCTGAGGTGAAGGGATTCATAGCTGAGTACCTGGAGAAGGTCCTTGAGCCATCTGGCTGGCAGGCAGTCTGGCGCACTGATGTGTTTCACGTTGTTGTTGGG GTTGTTGATGTGGATTACTCGTCTCTGAAAGCAGTTGTGCAGCTCGGTGACCCTTTCCTGTGCGAGTCACGGGACAGCAGCTTTACCTTGGAGTGCATGCAGGAACTCCTGGAGCTGAAGCAATATCagatcctgctgcaggagctctgggttGTGTATGATGAGTCAGGAGAGTTTGACCAGACAGCACTGGCTGTAGAGCATGTCAG GTTTTTCTACCGGTGGATCTGGAGGACCTgggacgaggaggaggaggatgagttTGATTACTTTGTGCGCTGTGTTGAGCCTCGACTGAGACT GCATTATGACATCCTTGAACACCGTGTGCCTTCTGGGCTGGTGGCTGATTACCAGAAGTTGTTGTCTCAGTGTGAAGAGCTTTATGGGAAGTTTCTAAACGTGAGGAACAGCATCTCAACCAGTGACTCGGACTCGGAAGTAGAAAACGTCTCCATGGTGGAAGGACTCAAATTGTATGAGGAAGTAGAGCACttaaaacaaaagctaaaaGTGATTGAGAATCCTCAGCTGAG GTATGTGTTTGGTTACCAAAAGTATGGAAGTCTCCAGGCTAAAGGACTGAGGACAATGGGTACCAAGGTCTTACATGTTGTACCCTCAACCATTAAAGCAGATGAGTTCCAGTGGATGGTGATGGACAAACTTTACCCAAAATCTGGTGGTGAAGATATCCAAGTGCAG GTTCACAATGACCTACTGACAGCTGTAAGTGCCTGCTATGAAGGAGACACAGTTGTCATCTTTCCCGGGCATTACATTGTAGATGGCGTGTTCTGCATTGCTGACTCAGTTGAACTAGAAG GCTATGGGATGCCAGATGATATCGTGATAGAAAAGCAGGGCAAAGGGGACAACTTTTTTGACTGTACAGGAGCCGATGTGAGGATCTCTGGTTTGAAGCTGGTGCAACATGATGCTGTGGAGGGGATTATAA ATATCCATCGTGGGAAAACCACCCTGGAGAACTGTGTGTTACAGTGTGAAACCACAGGCATTACAGTGCGGATGTCAGCTGAGCTGGTGATGAAGAACTCTGATCTCTACGGGGCCAAG GGAGCTGGTGTGGAAATTTATCCAGGGAGTACATGCACCCTGGTCCACAATGGCATACACCACTGCAAGGAGGGAATACTCATCAAG agctTCTTAGATGAGCCTTATGATGTTCCCAAGATAACCATGGTTAAGAATGTGATCCATAATAATGAAGGATATGGTGTGGTCCTGGTTAGACCAGGACCCTTGGAGGTAAAGGGTGCTTCAGCACCGACAacaaaag GGAATACACAACCTACCCAGTCAGGTGATGAGACAGCCTCTGTGGAGGAGGTCGGGCAAGAACAACCACCTGAGTGTGTGACTGATGAGTTGGAGTGTTATGAGCAAGCTGGGACTTCTGGGCAAACTGAAGGCAACTGTGAAATTGCAAATGAACTTGGGGCTACTGCTGCAAAGAAGAGCAAGATGCACAAGAAAAGACTGAGTGACCTGGGAATTACAGAAGCTGATGAAAACTTCCTGTCCCAGGATATGTTTGTCTCTGTTGAGGGCAATCAGTTCAAGTGGAATGGGAAAGGAAGTTTTGGTACCTTTGTTTTCTGA